The Candidatus Hydrogenedentota bacterium genome has a window encoding:
- a CDS encoding type II secretion system F family protein produces MEVIKQKKKRTYFRASRWRNDLLVLTAQIAELIRANAPLPGGLLALASEAPSPALRDVLLAVRQDIVSGLSLSDALGRRTDFFPEYYVELVRNGEKSGQLEQAFARIEEGLVQLSAFSDKLRNYALYIGIVFFIELFLAIQLCLFIVPQFVTIFGGFGQSLPFVTQTLLGVSRYLNRWEAYVFLAVALVIAVALWRNLPFLSNRRTALQRFLGRLSLHIPFVRYMVSRRDLSHVASVLRDLLSIGTPLDTALENAAQLDINPAYREALARVKKRIEQGISLKTALNAESRVLPDSFLGVIALGENAGSLPDILGRVSTLYRDDAVKTAHIFLDIAAPAAVCALGTLVFWLYSGIFSAVFSLPTLVR; encoded by the coding sequence ATGGAAGTCATCAAACAAAAGAAAAAACGCACCTATTTTCGTGCCTCGAGGTGGCGAAACGACCTGCTGGTTTTGACCGCGCAAATCGCGGAATTGATCCGCGCCAACGCGCCTTTGCCGGGTGGTTTGCTGGCGTTGGCTTCCGAGGCGCCGAGTCCCGCGCTGCGCGACGTGCTGCTGGCCGTCCGGCAGGATATCGTCTCGGGTTTGTCCTTGTCGGACGCGCTCGGACGCCGCACCGATTTCTTTCCAGAATACTATGTCGAACTGGTCCGCAACGGGGAAAAGAGCGGCCAACTGGAACAAGCCTTCGCCCGGATTGAAGAGGGTCTTGTGCAACTCTCGGCGTTCAGCGACAAGTTGCGCAATTACGCGCTCTATATCGGGATCGTTTTTTTTATCGAGCTGTTTCTCGCGATACAGTTGTGTCTGTTCATCGTCCCGCAATTCGTCACCATTTTCGGAGGATTCGGCCAATCCCTTCCCTTTGTCACGCAAACCTTGCTGGGCGTCTCCCGTTATCTGAACCGGTGGGAGGCCTATGTGTTTCTGGCGGTTGCGCTGGTAATAGCCGTTGCGCTTTGGCGGAACCTGCCGTTTCTTTCCAATCGCCGGACGGCCCTGCAGCGCTTTCTCGGCCGGCTGAGTCTGCACATTCCATTCGTGCGATACATGGTGTCCCGGCGCGATCTCTCGCACGTCGCCTCGGTGCTTCGGGACTTGTTGTCCATCGGAACGCCGCTTGACACCGCGCTCGAAAATGCGGCGCAATTGGATATCAATCCCGCGTATCGCGAGGCGTTGGCCCGCGTTAAAAAGCGCATCGAGCAGGGTATTTCCCTCAAAACCGCGTTGAACGCCGAATCGCGCGTCTTGCCGGATTCGTTTCTGGGCGTAATTGCATTGGGCGAGAATGCGGGATCCCTTCCGGATATCCTGGGCCGTGTTTCCACCCTGTACCGCGACGACGCGGTCAAGACCGCACACATTTTCCTCGATATCGCGGCGCCGGCTGCGGTGTGCGCGCTGGGCACATTGGTTTTTTGGCTGTATTCGGGCATTTTTTCCGCAGTCTTTTCATTGCCCACGCTGGTGCGGTAG